A DNA window from Paenibacillus sp. HWE-109 contains the following coding sequences:
- a CDS encoding extracellular solute-binding protein, with the protein MKKLVVIGLATMFALTGCSDNQATESPKAANGSSAPTGSAKPAKLTLNWSVASQNLGNVTLPAADKDFVKKAIEEKFNVDLKIDYMMLGKEYHDKLNATLAGGNVPDLFIAGGAESQKYISDGISANLTPYFTKEIVPNYFKWVSKEEVDAFQLKQGDFTRAIDPFQRNTYVSWYIRQDWLDKLGLKAPKNFAELTNVMTQFTKGDPDGNGKQDTYGFTTAGSGVTMPFDFPQWLNNGFVADFMIVDNNYVDNRTDLKVQGVIDQVVEWNNAGIVDPDWFLNKAPAHYDKAAQGKAGMFFSGDKSIALDSVATSVQNRAKALDPKANWQPIFPLDKPVIWKYNIPENTILISKTSADKNPDKVKRSLEILNWLTGEEGFILTHYGQEGKHYTRAGNKITLNVANFDADIAKAGNWLNVYAAFTPEEPNVLGLELIDPRISEHDRTILKTIESFPKHNALPPVSLVPPNGINIGDFRKEMSKYHIKAVLEDKSGKNWPQYREELMTKFKGREIFTEYTKQLNGVLKDKKLNDFK; encoded by the coding sequence ATGAAAAAATTAGTTGTAATAGGACTCGCTACAATGTTTGCGCTTACAGGATGTTCGGACAACCAAGCAACGGAGTCACCGAAAGCGGCAAATGGATCAAGTGCACCGACGGGAAGCGCTAAACCAGCCAAATTGACATTAAACTGGTCTGTTGCTAGCCAGAATCTAGGAAATGTCACCCTGCCTGCCGCAGACAAGGACTTCGTCAAGAAAGCAATTGAAGAGAAATTTAATGTAGATTTGAAGATTGATTATATGATGTTAGGCAAAGAGTACCACGACAAGTTGAACGCGACCTTAGCTGGAGGGAATGTGCCGGATCTGTTCATCGCGGGCGGCGCAGAGTCGCAAAAATATATATCAGATGGCATATCCGCTAATCTCACTCCTTATTTCACCAAGGAAATCGTGCCTAACTACTTCAAATGGGTGTCCAAGGAAGAAGTAGACGCCTTCCAGCTTAAGCAAGGTGATTTCACGCGTGCCATTGATCCATTCCAACGCAATACCTATGTATCTTGGTATATTCGTCAGGACTGGCTGGATAAGCTCGGATTGAAAGCTCCGAAAAATTTCGCTGAGTTAACCAATGTTATGACGCAGTTCACCAAGGGTGATCCGGATGGCAATGGCAAGCAGGATACGTACGGTTTCACGACTGCTGGCAGCGGTGTAACGATGCCTTTCGACTTCCCGCAATGGTTGAATAATGGTTTCGTTGCTGACTTCATGATTGTCGACAACAATTACGTAGATAACCGGACCGACCTTAAAGTACAGGGCGTTATTGATCAAGTCGTGGAATGGAACAACGCAGGGATCGTAGATCCGGACTGGTTCCTCAACAAAGCGCCAGCACACTATGATAAAGCTGCTCAAGGCAAAGCGGGCATGTTCTTCTCAGGCGATAAGAGCATTGCGCTCGACAGCGTTGCGACCAGCGTGCAGAATCGCGCCAAAGCGCTTGATCCTAAAGCGAATTGGCAGCCTATTTTCCCATTGGATAAACCGGTTATTTGGAAATATAACATCCCTGAAAACACCATCCTGATAAGCAAAACTTCCGCTGACAAAAACCCTGATAAAGTGAAGCGTTCCCTGGAAATTCTGAACTGGCTTACAGGGGAAGAAGGCTTCATCTTGACTCACTATGGGCAAGAAGGCAAACATTATACGAGAGCTGGCAATAAGATTACATTGAATGTGGCTAATTTCGATGCGGACATCGCCAAAGCGGGCAACTGGTTGAACGTATATGCCGCTTTTACGCCGGAAGAGCCGAATGTTCTTGGACTTGAACTAATTGATCCGCGTATTTCCGAGCATGATCGTACGATTTTGAAGACGATCGAAAGCTTCCCGAAACATAACGCATTGCCGCCAGTAAGCTTGGTACCGCCTAATGGCATCAACATCGGAGATTTCCGTAAAGAAATGAGCAAATATCATATTAAAGCGGTTCTTGAAGACAAGAGCGGCAAAAACTGGCCGCAATATCGTGAAGAGCTGATGACCAAGTTCAAAGGCAGAGAAATTTTCACTGAATATACGAAGCAATTGAATGGGGTTCTGAAAGACAAGAAACTTAACGATTTCAAATAA
- a CDS encoding ABC transporter permease gives MAETIAANKDKRIVARPIKQGKLSSIYRSRWFYFMMIPGLLYYAVFHYAPMVGTLIAFQNYNLMKGIWGSPWVGFDNFRVIFDNPEFLKIMRNTLLISIYKIVGNMVPDVILAIMLNEVRVRWFKKLVQTITYGPYFLSWVIVYGLVFSFLAPGSGLISTFVRDMGWGQIDLLTNKDFFRPLLVLTEIWKNTGFGAIIYLAALASINQELYEAAVVDGAGRWRQLWHITLPGIRDVFVLLLIIRIGGILDAGFDQIFIFLNARVYDVGDIVDTWVYRYGFERLEFGVAAAMGIFKSLVGLILVIGANKLAKKIGGSGIW, from the coding sequence ATGGCGGAAACCATAGCTGCAAATAAAGATAAACGGATTGTTGCACGTCCAATAAAACAAGGCAAACTAAGCAGCATCTATCGCAGCAGATGGTTTTATTTCATGATGATACCTGGTTTGCTCTACTATGCGGTGTTCCATTATGCCCCTATGGTAGGAACTTTGATTGCCTTTCAGAACTACAACTTAATGAAGGGAATCTGGGGAAGTCCGTGGGTAGGCTTTGATAACTTCCGAGTTATTTTTGACAACCCTGAATTTTTGAAAATTATGAGAAACACGCTGTTGATCAGTATTTACAAAATTGTTGGCAATATGGTGCCTGATGTTATTCTTGCGATTATGTTGAATGAAGTCAGGGTGCGCTGGTTCAAAAAATTAGTGCAAACCATTACTTACGGACCTTATTTTCTCTCCTGGGTCATTGTTTATGGGTTAGTTTTTTCCTTCCTTGCGCCGGGCTCAGGCTTGATTAGTACTTTTGTGCGCGACATGGGTTGGGGGCAAATAGATTTATTGACGAATAAGGATTTCTTCAGACCTTTGCTGGTTTTGACGGAAATATGGAAAAATACCGGATTCGGAGCGATTATTTATTTGGCTGCTCTGGCATCCATCAATCAGGAACTTTACGAGGCTGCCGTCGTTGATGGTGCAGGACGTTGGCGTCAGCTCTGGCATATTACGCTGCCGGGCATCCGTGATGTATTCGTGCTTTTGCTGATCATTCGCATTGGCGGCATTCTGGATGCAGGCTTCGATCAAATCTTCATTTTCTTGAATGCTCGCGTATATGATGTTGGGGATATCGTAGATACCTGGGTGTATCGCTATGGATTCGAACGCTTGGAGTTTGGGGTAGCGGCAGCAATGGGTATATTTAAATCCTTGGTCGGACTAATTTTGGTAATAGGCGCCAATAAGCTGGCTAAGAAAATCGGAGGTTCTGGCATATGGTAA
- a CDS encoding carbohydrate ABC transporter permease, protein MSFVSHKTKEDKVIDAGIYSVLFICALVTLFPLYYVVIVSLTPYVEVMKNGGFVIWPEHFTLQAYKEIFQSARIPQALKITVFITVVGTSLNLIVTTLLAYPLSKKSVPGRNIILMLIVFTMIFSGGIIPLYILVRSLGLYDSVWALVIPGMVSTFNLLIVKTYFENLPAEVEEAARVDGCGEVSTLIRIVLPLSAPIMATIGLFYGVTHWNEYFKGIFYLSDKTLMPMQVVLRSMIQAPNISTELSINSMVLDALPPETIKMAVVVVATLPLLVIYPFLQKYFVKGALLGSIKG, encoded by the coding sequence ATGTCATTCGTGAGTCATAAAACAAAAGAGGATAAAGTGATTGACGCAGGTATTTACTCGGTACTCTTTATCTGTGCTCTTGTCACGCTATTTCCGCTGTATTATGTCGTTATCGTCTCCTTAACGCCCTATGTAGAAGTCATGAAAAATGGCGGCTTTGTGATTTGGCCTGAACATTTCACGCTGCAAGCCTATAAGGAAATATTCCAGTCTGCACGAATTCCGCAAGCATTGAAAATCACGGTATTCATTACCGTGGTAGGCACGTCTTTGAATTTGATAGTGACTACGCTGTTGGCGTATCCGTTATCCAAGAAATCGGTGCCAGGACGCAATATTATTCTCATGTTGATTGTGTTCACGATGATTTTCAGTGGCGGGATTATCCCGCTTTACATTTTGGTGCGCAGCCTCGGATTATATGATTCAGTTTGGGCACTCGTCATTCCAGGCATGGTTTCCACCTTTAACTTATTGATTGTAAAAACGTACTTCGAAAATCTGCCTGCCGAAGTAGAGGAAGCTGCTCGGGTCGACGGATGCGGAGAAGTTTCAACGTTAATACGAATTGTTCTTCCGCTATCTGCTCCGATTATGGCTACTATTGGTCTTTTCTACGGTGTCACACATTGGAATGAATATTTCAAAGGCATTTTCTATTTATCTGATAAAACGCTGATGCCGATGCAAGTCGTGCTAAGAAGCATGATACAAGCTCCAAATATCAGCACGGAGCTATCGATTAACTCGATGGTTCTAGATGCGCTGCCACCTGAAACGATCAAAATGGCGGTAGTCGTTGTCGCTACACTGCCGCTTCTGGTCATCTATCCGTTCCTGCAAAAGTACTTTGTTAAAGGTGCTTTGTTGGGTTCGATCAAGGGGTGA
- a CDS encoding type I glyceraldehyde-3-phosphate dehydrogenase: MSKIAIFGFGRIGRQLLRVALQDKLFVPLSISDIKDEATLAALFEVDTNYKRWPEEVSSQEGVIVIGGREIPYINSLKEVPDWGALGVDLVIDCTGRAVTRPVAQIHLDRGAKRVLVSGPSKSLEDCDAVLLKGINLDSFDPDKHKIISMASCTTNALAAVVKLVKENFGIKYGLFSTVHSYTNTQSLTDQPMKDRRDSWAAAENIIPSSSGAAKALKFIWPDLQITGKAYRIPTRTGSIAELNLITEKPCTVQEVNDMFRSAAKEGELKNVLDVLEGEWASSRIVGDSHSSIIDLPLTQVQGEILSIATWYDNEWGYASRLAEVAAHLAKQ; the protein is encoded by the coding sequence ATGAGTAAAATTGCTATCTTTGGCTTTGGACGTATCGGCAGGCAGTTGCTTCGCGTTGCATTGCAGGACAAATTATTTGTTCCTCTTTCTATTTCAGATATTAAAGATGAAGCTACGCTGGCCGCATTATTTGAAGTTGATACGAACTACAAGCGTTGGCCGGAAGAGGTCTCCTCTCAAGAAGGCGTCATTGTCATTGGAGGACGCGAAATACCCTATATAAACTCGCTCAAGGAAGTGCCTGACTGGGGAGCTCTTGGCGTAGATCTTGTCATTGACTGTACGGGAAGAGCCGTGACTCGTCCGGTTGCGCAAATCCATTTGGATCGTGGCGCGAAACGCGTACTGGTTAGCGGACCAAGCAAAAGTCTGGAAGATTGCGATGCGGTATTGCTTAAAGGCATCAATTTGGATAGTTTCGATCCAGACAAACACAAAATCATCAGCATGGCGAGCTGTACGACGAATGCGTTGGCCGCTGTCGTTAAACTCGTAAAAGAGAATTTTGGAATTAAGTACGGATTATTCTCTACGGTGCATTCTTATACGAACACGCAGTCGCTCACGGACCAGCCGATGAAGGATCGCAGAGATTCCTGGGCGGCGGCAGAAAATATTATCCCTTCTTCCTCAGGTGCGGCTAAAGCACTTAAATTTATTTGGCCGGATCTGCAGATTACGGGGAAAGCCTATCGCATTCCTACGCGTACGGGAAGTATTGCTGAATTAAATTTAATTACTGAGAAGCCTTGTACCGTACAGGAAGTGAACGATATGTTCCGTTCAGCAGCTAAAGAGGGCGAACTGAAGAACGTGCTTGATGTTCTGGAAGGCGAGTGGGCATCTTCACGCATCGTCGGAGATTCACATTCCTCCATCATTGATCTTCCTCTTACACAAGTTCAAGGCGAGATTTTATCTATTGCCACTTGGTACGATAATGAATGGGGCTATGCCTCGCGGTTGGCGGAAGTTGCCGCACATCTGGCTAAGCAGTAG
- a CDS encoding S-layer homology domain-containing protein: MLRNFKRLAGLFLVISLVLSVLPQAIFATSLSSNKAFLSFSVEGNPGVIDESNHTISVIVPYRSAVNNMFESFTISGASVINHTSDMTRTNYTNPVVLTVVAEDNSTQDYTVTVTIGPSNLKSITAFNLTNPPATGLIDDEAYAVFLTVPKGADLTQLTPSFATDGASVQVNGAIQTSGVSVVDFTQPVMYTVVADDESSRNYLVTVSIQKVLSKAKEFTYFALASLPATGIIDESSKTISITVPYGTNLSALVPVFMTTGYMVQINGQQQISGEEARNFTAPITYTVLDEGLDVQDYLVTVNEAPQNASATKQLLTFNVGGVDGIVNESNHTIAVQVPTGYDRANQAANFTANGQSVRVGNQLQVSGQSINDFSQPVTYTVFAENGLTQDYVVSVELQKQIVSYDLSYPIQVHGVIDEVNKKISFQIPYGTDLSATKAVYTTTADHLKMNGIVQQSGVTENDISLSPTIYAVDSENAAVPYTLILNRALNPAKDMTSFGLTTPQVNGVINQNNQTVSLTVPYGTNVSELIPTFTITGTKAKVGLLDQISGSTKQDFRNTVNYAVYAEDATFKDYLVTITVAAQLPDNNSSEGQVSSPSIDTAPPTKQPTAVFTSVVNLAKVEEFIKSKIEEAKTKSNNTQFSDVNKHWSKSNIDLFVKLGVISGYEDNTFKPDASITRAEFAVMIAKVFHVEAADKSALLKDVKEHWANKAIAALSSNGIITGYEDGTFKPDKTISRAEIIAILGRLIDLNATDKHQAASFRDVGSSWNAKEIEAAASSGLVEGRDANTFAPNESSTRAEALTIILRALSLNPDVKSLLEQFK; the protein is encoded by the coding sequence TTGTTAAGAAATTTCAAAAGATTAGCAGGGCTATTTCTAGTTATAAGCTTGGTTTTGAGTGTGCTTCCACAAGCGATATTTGCCACTAGTTTAAGTTCAAACAAGGCATTTCTTTCGTTTTCTGTAGAAGGTAATCCTGGCGTGATTGATGAGAGCAATCATACGATTAGCGTGATCGTTCCTTACCGATCTGCCGTTAATAATATGTTTGAATCATTTACGATTTCGGGAGCATCTGTCATTAATCATACGAGCGATATGACGCGTACTAACTATACGAATCCTGTCGTATTAACCGTCGTTGCGGAGGATAATAGTACACAAGATTACACGGTAACTGTGACCATTGGGCCGAGCAACTTAAAGTCTATCACAGCTTTTAATTTAACCAATCCACCGGCAACGGGCCTGATTGATGACGAAGCATACGCCGTATTTCTCACAGTCCCGAAGGGCGCAGACCTAACGCAATTGACGCCTTCGTTCGCAACGGACGGAGCTTCGGTACAAGTAAATGGGGCTATTCAAACGAGTGGTGTATCTGTCGTGGACTTTACACAACCGGTGATGTATACGGTGGTCGCGGATGACGAAAGCTCCCGCAACTACTTGGTTACTGTCAGTATACAAAAAGTGCTCAGTAAGGCAAAAGAATTCACGTACTTTGCTTTAGCATCCCTTCCTGCAACCGGAATTATTGATGAGTCCAGTAAAACCATTTCAATTACAGTTCCTTATGGAACGAACCTGTCAGCTTTAGTGCCTGTTTTCATGACTACAGGTTATATGGTTCAAATTAACGGGCAACAACAAATTAGTGGTGAAGAAGCGCGCAATTTTACTGCACCTATCACTTATACCGTGTTGGATGAGGGATTGGATGTTCAAGATTATTTGGTAACCGTCAATGAAGCGCCTCAAAATGCAAGTGCAACTAAACAACTGCTGACATTTAACGTTGGTGGTGTAGATGGTATTGTCAATGAATCTAATCATACTATAGCGGTACAAGTACCAACAGGCTATGACCGTGCTAATCAAGCTGCAAACTTTACCGCCAATGGTCAATCTGTAAGAGTTGGCAACCAACTCCAAGTTTCGGGTCAAAGCATCAATGACTTCTCACAACCAGTAACATATACGGTTTTTGCTGAAAATGGATTAACGCAAGATTATGTAGTATCCGTAGAGTTGCAAAAACAAATAGTTTCCTATGATTTAAGCTACCCGATTCAAGTTCATGGTGTCATTGATGAGGTCAATAAAAAGATTTCCTTCCAAATCCCTTATGGCACTGATTTAAGTGCAACAAAAGCCGTTTACACAACAACGGCAGACCACCTTAAAATGAATGGCATTGTTCAACAATCAGGTGTTACTGAAAATGATATTAGTCTCTCACCAACCATTTATGCGGTAGACTCTGAGAATGCTGCAGTACCTTACACTTTGATTCTGAATAGGGCGTTGAATCCTGCGAAGGATATGACCTCTTTTGGACTAACGACTCCGCAAGTCAATGGGGTTATAAATCAAAATAATCAAACCGTATCGCTGACTGTTCCTTATGGGACGAATGTATCTGAATTAATTCCAACCTTTACGATTACAGGCACCAAAGCAAAAGTTGGTCTTCTTGATCAAATTAGCGGCAGTACCAAACAAGATTTTCGGAACACTGTCAACTATGCCGTTTACGCGGAAGATGCTACTTTCAAAGATTATCTCGTTACGATAACAGTTGCGGCGCAACTGCCAGATAATAATTCTTCGGAAGGTCAAGTTTCGTCTCCAAGTATAGACACAGCACCTCCAACGAAACAACCAACAGCTGTTTTCACTTCAGTGGTTAACCTTGCCAAGGTCGAGGAGTTCATAAAAAGCAAGATTGAAGAAGCAAAAACGAAATCAAACAATACCCAATTCTCCGATGTGAACAAGCACTGGAGCAAATCTAATATCGATCTTTTTGTAAAACTGGGCGTTATATCGGGATATGAAGACAATACATTCAAGCCGGATGCTAGCATCACGCGTGCAGAATTTGCAGTTATGATAGCTAAAGTATTTCACGTCGAAGCTGCGGACAAATCCGCTTTATTGAAAGATGTGAAGGAGCACTGGGCGAATAAAGCGATTGCAGCTCTTTCCTCAAACGGAATCATAACGGGATATGAAGATGGTACGTTTAAACCGGATAAAACCATTTCTCGAGCAGAAATCATTGCCATTTTAGGGCGTTTAATCGATCTAAATGCGACAGATAAACACCAAGCTGCTTCTTTTAGGGATGTAGGAAGTTCTTGGAATGCCAAAGAGATTGAAGCGGCTGCCTCCTCTGGGTTAGTTGAAGGTCGAGACGCAAATACTTTTGCTCCTAACGAATCTTCTACTAGAGCAGAAGCTTTGACTATTATCTTGCGTGCGCTGAGCCTGAATCCTGATGTGAAATCTTTGCTTGAACAGTTTAAATAG
- a CDS encoding multidrug effflux MFS transporter has product MTNKNNQHVFRLAMLLGLFSTLGPFTIDMYLPAFPEIVKQFGTTASLVQLSLTACLLGLGIGQLVMGSLSDVYGRRNPLLISMAVYVVASLACAFSPNIGLLIAFRFVQGFAASAGIVISRAIARDLYSGHELTKFFSLLLLVGNLGPLVAPVTGSGILSFTSWIGVFVALSLLGIYLLTMTKWKLQETLPVDRRRPSNFVEQLRNYGLLLRDRKFVGYMLAQGIMIAGVFAYVSGTPFIYQNIYGASPTVFALLFGSNGISLIIGSQLVGRMSHRVSEHAFLLFGLWLACLASVIVLVVAIVHGPLFALVIPLFFFVAAIGITSTAAFPLAMETQAHMAGSAAALLGVIPFLLGAVVSPLVGIAGEDTAVPLGVIILLTSAAAMLAYFFLVRRSSSSARLG; this is encoded by the coding sequence ATGACCAACAAGAACAATCAGCATGTGTTTAGATTAGCTATGCTGCTCGGTTTATTTTCGACACTCGGGCCTTTTACGATCGATATGTATTTACCGGCGTTTCCGGAGATTGTGAAGCAATTCGGTACGACAGCTTCGCTGGTGCAGCTCAGCTTGACCGCTTGCTTACTCGGACTCGGCATCGGCCAGCTCGTCATGGGTTCGCTGAGCGACGTCTACGGTAGACGGAATCCGCTGCTGATCTCCATGGCGGTTTATGTCGTCGCTTCGTTAGCTTGCGCATTCTCGCCCAATATCGGGTTGTTGATCGCATTCCGCTTCGTGCAGGGTTTTGCCGCTTCGGCGGGCATTGTCATTTCCCGCGCGATCGCACGCGATTTGTATAGTGGTCACGAGCTTACCAAATTTTTCTCGCTGCTCCTGCTTGTAGGTAATTTGGGTCCGCTCGTGGCGCCGGTTACCGGTAGTGGGATTCTTTCTTTCACATCTTGGATCGGCGTATTTGTAGCGCTGTCACTACTGGGAATCTACTTATTGACGATGACCAAATGGAAGCTGCAGGAGACTTTGCCAGTTGATCGCCGCAGGCCCAGCAACTTCGTGGAGCAGCTGCGGAACTATGGACTGCTCTTGCGAGATCGCAAGTTTGTCGGCTACATGCTGGCACAGGGCATTATGATCGCGGGCGTCTTCGCGTATGTTTCGGGAACGCCCTTTATTTATCAAAATATTTATGGGGCATCACCGACCGTATTCGCTCTTTTGTTTGGATCGAACGGCATCAGCCTGATCATCGGTTCTCAGCTGGTCGGGCGGATGTCGCATCGTGTATCCGAGCATGCGTTTCTGTTGTTCGGCCTATGGCTTGCTTGTTTGGCAAGCGTTATTGTCTTGGTGGTGGCCATCGTCCATGGACCGCTTTTCGCATTGGTGATTCCGCTGTTCTTCTTCGTGGCGGCAATCGGCATCACATCTACGGCAGCATTCCCGCTGGCAATGGAGACTCAGGCTCATATGGCGGGCAGCGCTGCTGCCCTGCTAGGGGTCATTCCCTTCCTGCTCGGTGCAGTCGTCTCACCGCTTGTCGGCATCGCGGGCGAAGACACGGCCGTTCCGCTGGGCGTGATTATTTTATTGACGAGCGCTGCAGCGATGCTGGCCTACTTCTTTCTCGTTAGAAGAAGCTCGAGTAGTGCAAGATTAGGTTAG
- a CDS encoding GNAT family N-acetyltransferase: MIEIRTMSEREMAQAVQLADETFRDAKQASMLRAFPSAFDGRLGQSFGAFEGERLVAFMGLVPSIIRIGAANLNVVSLGSVCTSPSYRGKKIASAMLGQVLAHADRIGASMMLVSGDGPLYMRSGCHYYGRVTRFIISAKDEKLPVIAASSDFTVRRIGSEDLFRLHGAARTRPVRYEQGVAELAALIASEAIASCYHMQHAVFAAFESDDIASYVVIAVPSEGDDVNEEAPFVVEWGGSAEAVASIFGHVLRERLVDVLEVPVLWHESRLLQVLADFPHKKMRNHGTAQIIDPERLFSELLPYLVEKAPLAASRLSFLRSGASGGTILYVDGVEAVALSEEELVAVLFDPEADIAVPEPLKELLGQLFPVPFPHAGGLNFV; encoded by the coding sequence ATGATTGAGATACGTACAATGAGTGAACGCGAAATGGCGCAGGCGGTTCAATTGGCTGATGAAACGTTTCGCGATGCTAAGCAGGCTTCTATGTTGAGAGCGTTTCCGAGTGCATTCGACGGACGCCTCGGGCAATCCTTCGGTGCATTTGAGGGGGAGAGACTTGTTGCTTTCATGGGATTAGTTCCTTCGATTATACGCATTGGAGCTGCTAATCTGAATGTGGTATCCCTTGGTTCCGTGTGTACATCTCCGAGCTATCGGGGAAAGAAAATCGCCTCTGCGATGCTGGGTCAAGTGTTGGCTCATGCAGATCGCATTGGAGCAAGTATGATGCTTGTTTCTGGTGATGGTCCGCTCTATATGCGCAGTGGCTGTCATTATTATGGCAGGGTGACAAGGTTTATAATATCCGCTAAAGACGAGAAGCTGCCAGTGATTGCTGCCAGTTCCGACTTCACAGTTCGGCGAATTGGTTCGGAAGATCTGTTCCGACTTCATGGAGCAGCTAGAACTCGTCCTGTAAGGTATGAGCAGGGAGTGGCAGAACTTGCCGCTTTGATCGCTAGCGAAGCCATCGCCAGCTGTTATCATATGCAGCATGCTGTGTTTGCGGCTTTCGAATCGGATGATATTGCTTCCTATGTTGTCATTGCGGTGCCCTCAGAGGGGGATGATGTTAATGAAGAAGCTCCTTTTGTGGTGGAATGGGGCGGCAGTGCGGAAGCAGTGGCATCTATTTTTGGTCATGTTTTGCGCGAGCGGCTTGTTGATGTTCTGGAAGTTCCGGTACTGTGGCATGAATCGAGGCTGTTGCAGGTATTGGCTGATTTCCCCCATAAGAAAATGAGGAATCATGGCACCGCACAGATCATTGATCCGGAACGATTGTTCAGCGAGCTATTGCCTTATTTGGTGGAGAAGGCGCCATTAGCTGCATCCAGGCTGAGTTTTCTCCGATCCGGCGCCAGCGGCGGGACTATTTTGTATGTGGATGGCGTGGAAGCGGTCGCTTTGAGTGAGGAAGAACTTGTAGCGGTATTGTTCGATCCGGAAGCTGACATCGCTGTTCCAGAACCGTTGAAGGAATTGTTAGGCCAGTTGTTCCCTGTTCCTTTTCCGCATGCCGGAGGGTTGAATTTTGTTTGA